The genomic interval AACTGAAGGTGCGACGACCCCGAATTCAAGAAATTAACCCGGTAGATACGGTCTTGCGCGTCAAGCGGTTTTCATGTGCAATTTCGGGTTAAAGGCGGTTTTGTTTTTAAGTATGCCGTAGGCGATGTGCAGCAGTTTCCGCATGACGGCGATAAGGGCCACTTTTTTCGGTTTTCCC from Nitrospinota bacterium carries:
- a CDS encoding IS110 family transposase is translated as GKPKKVALIAVMRKLLHIAYGILKNKTAFNPKLHMKTA